A part of Carassius carassius chromosome 32, fCarCar2.1, whole genome shotgun sequence genomic DNA contains:
- the eapp gene encoding E2F-associated phosphoprotein, whose translation MNRKDDYDSYEIEEPSDEEGAESSSEDELDVLLHGTPDQKKKLIREYLTGESESSSGDEFEKEMEAELSSTMKSLEYSWTASSAAGQTSGTGDCTSTANKQQTQEYDSIYFDSDEDEDGTAGSSQGLKRKQRSVLTNDELLYDPDKDDRDQAWVDAKRKAYRNQRRLPPSADRRNKPHTVPSSDAVLNCPACMTTLCLDCQRHERYRTQYRAMFVMNCTVNKEEVLRYKTPNKRKQNRQRKKARRETTSTSTEAEMESSAGLTDARLAGMDEEEIYHSVKCTECSTEVAVYDKDEVYHFFNILASHC comes from the exons ATGAACCGAAAAGATGATTATGATTCATATGAGATTGAAGAGCCGAGTGATGAGGAAGGAGCCGAAAGCAG TTCTGAAGATGAGCTGGATGTTCTTCTCCACGGGACTCCAGATCAGAAGAAGAAGCTGATCAGAGAGTATCTGACGGGGGAGAGCGAGTCCTCCAGCGGGGACGAGTTTGAGAAGGAGATGGAGGCCGAGCTCAGCAGCACCATGAAGAGCCTGGAGTACAGCTGGACTGCATCTTCAGCTGCAG GTCAAACATCTGGGACCGGTGACTGCACTTCCACAGCGAACAAGCAACAGACTCAGGAGTATGACAGCATTTACTTCGActcagatgaagatgaagatggcaCAGCtg GCAGCTCTCAAGGTCTGAAGAGGAAGCAGCGCTCTGTTCTCACAAACGATGAGCTGTTATACGACCCAGACAAGGATGATCGCGACCAGGCTTGGGTGGATGCAAAAAGAAAAGC ATACAGAAATCAGAGGCGGCTGCCACCATCAGCGGACAGAAGAAACAAACCACACACTGTTCCTAGCAGTGATGCTGTCCTCAACTGTCCTGCCTGTATGACCACCTTATGCCTGGACTGTCAAAG GCATGAGAGATATCGGACGCAGTACAGAGCCATGTTTGTGATGAACTGCACAGTCAACAAAGAGGAAGTGCTGCGCTATAAAACCCCCAATAAGAGAAAACAGAACCGGCAGAGGAAGAAGGCCCGTCGGGAGACCACGTCCACATCTACAGAGGCTGAAATGGAGTCAAGTGCAGGTCTGACTGATGCACGATTGGCAGGAATGGATGAAGAAGAGATATATCACTCAGTCAAGTGCACAGAATGCTCCACTGAAGTGGCAGTGTATGATAAAGATGAGGTGTATCATTTCTTCAACATCCTAGCAAGTCACTGCTAA
- the snx6 gene encoding sorting nexin-6 — protein sequence MMQEGLDDGPDFLSEEDRGPRAVNVDLQTDATLQVDISDALSERDKVKFTVHTKSTLPNFKQNEFSVVRQHEEFIWLHDSFVENEEYAGYIIPPAPPKPDFDASREKLQKLGEGEGSMTKEEFTKMKQELEAEYLAIFKKTVAMHEVFLCRVAAHPVLRKDLNFHVFLEYNQDLSVRGKNKKEKLEDFFKNVVKSADGVLVAGVKDVDDFFEHEKTFLLEYHNRVKDSSAKSDRMIRSHKNAADDINRIASTLYTLGTQDSTDLCKFFLKVSELFEKTRKIEARVAADEDLKLADLLKYYLRESQAAKDLLYRRGRALVDYENANKALDKARAKNKDVLQAETTQQVCCQKFEKISESAKQELIDFKTRRVAAFRKNLVELAELELKHAKGNLQLLQSCLGVLKGDT from the exons ATGATG CAAGAAGGGCTGGACGACGGGCCCGATTTCCTCTCGGAGGAGGACAGAGGA CCAAGGGCGGTGAATGTGGATCTTCAAACCGACGCTACACTACAGGTGGACATCTCAGACGCTCTGAGCGAGAGAGACAAGGTCAAGTTCACCGTCCATACAAAG agcactCTACCTAATTTCAAGCAGAATGAATTTTCAGTGGTCAGACAGCATGAAGAATTTATCTGGCTCCACGACTCGTTCGTTGAAAATGAAGAATACGCAGGTTATATC ATTCCTCCTGCTCCTCCGAAACCAGATTTTGATGCATCTCGGGAGAAACTTCAGAAGCTGGGTGAAGGTGAAGGATCTATGACCAAGGAGGAGTTCACGAAGATGAAACAGGAGCTGGAGGC TGAATATCTGGCCATCTTCAAGAAGACCGTGGCAATGCATGAGGTCTTTCTGTGCCGTGTAGCTGCCCACCCCGTCCTGCGCAAAGACTTGAACTTCCACGTTTTCTTAGAGTACAACCAAGAC CTGAGTGTACGAGggaaaaacaagaaggaaaagcTGGAGGATTTCTTCAAGAACGTGGTGAAGTCTGCAGATGGGGTTCTTGTGGCTGGAGTGAAG gacGTTGATGATTTCTTTGAACACGAGAAGACGTTCCTTTTAGAGTACCACAACCGCGTCAAAGACTCATCTGCCAAATCTGATCGAATGATCAGGTCTCACAAAA ATGCGGCCGACGATATCAACAGAATCGCCTCCACACTGTACACCTTAGGAACCCAGGACTCCACAGATCTGTGCAA ATTTTTCCTGAAAGTATCAGAGCTTTTTGAGAAAACACGG AAAATTGAAGCGCGTGTGGCGGCCGATGAGGATTTGAAACTTGCAGACTTGTTGAAGTACTACCTCAGAGAGTCGCAAGCCGCTAAG GACCTCCTGTACAGACGAGGAAGAGCATTAGTTGATTATGAGAATGCTAATAAAGCTCTGGATAAAGCCCGAGCTAAAAACAAGGACGTCCTACAAGCTGAAACCACACAGCAAGTGTGCTGTCAGAAGTTTGAGAAAATCTCTGAATCTGCAAAACAAG AACTGATAGATTTCAAGACACGGCGAGTAGCAGCGTTCAGGAAGAACTTGGTGGAACTGGCCGAGCTGGAACTCAAACATGCCAAG GGGAATCTACAGTTGCTGCAGAGCTGTCTGGGGGTCCTGAAAGGAGACACTTAG
- the LOC132112453 gene encoding prolyl hydroxylase EGLN3-like isoform X2, whose translation MQGARDKMPFLQHALDSQLESLALEQVVPALLDRGFFYIDHFLGDIAGHMVLGQVKRMHSCGLLNDGQLARRSNGVCRKSIRGDKITWVNGTERGTEAVNFLLTLIDKLISLCGGQVGKNIRARSKAMVACYPGNGAGYVKHVDNPNADGRCVTCIYYLNKNWNAKEHGGMLRIFPEGKPYVADIEPLFDRLLLFWSDRRNPHEVQPSYATRYAITVWYFDSEERAEAKRKFRDLTAISQKGSSS comes from the exons ATGCAAGGCGCTCGAGACAAAATGCCATTTCTTCAGCACGCACTGGACTCGCAGCTGGAGAGTTTGGCTTTGGAGCAAGTGGTTCCTGCTCTGTTGGACCGAGGCTTCTTTTACATTGACCACTTTCTGGGGGACATCGCGGGCCACATGGTTCTGGGTCAGGTCAAGCGCATGCATTCCTGTGGGCTTCTCAACGACGGGCAGCTGGCCAGAAGAAGCAATGGAGTCTGCAGGAAAAGCATCAGAGGAGATAAAATAACATGGGTTAACGGGACCGAGAGAGGCACGGAGGCTGTCAATTTCTTATTAACACTCATAGACAAACTTATTTCTCTGTGTGGGGGTCAAGTGGGCAAAAATATTCGCGCACGGTCAAAG GCGATGGTGGCTTGCTATCCAGGAAATGGAGCAGGATATGTGAAACATGTAGATAACCCTAATGCAGACGGCCGCTGCGTCACCTGTATTTACTATCTGAATAAAAACTGGAATGCAAAG GAGCATGGTGGAATGCTAAGGATCTTTCCTGAAGGAAAACCTTATGTAGCCGACATTGAGCCTTTGTTTGATAGACTTCTGCTTTTCTGGTCAGATCGTCGAAACCCTCATGAAGTTCAACCGTCGTATGCTACAAG GTATGCAATCACTGTGTGGTACTTTGATTCAGAAGAAAGAGCTGAAGCAAAAAGAAAATTCAGAGATCTGAcag CCATCTCACAGAAAGGTTCATCATCTTAA
- the cfl2 gene encoding cofilin-2, whose product MASGVTVSDEVIKVFNDMKVRKSSTSDEVKKRKKGVLFCLSDDKKKIVVEEGRQILVGDIGDSVDDPYACFVKLLPLNDCRYGLYDATYETKESKKEDLVFIFWAPEGAPLKSKMIYASSKDAIKKKFTGIKHEWQVNGLDDIQDRSTLAEKLGGNVVVSLEGRPL is encoded by the exons GCCTCTGGTGTCACAGTCAGTGATGAAGTCATCAAAGTCTTCAATGACATGAAAGTACGGAAGTCCTCGACCTCAGACGAGGTGAAAAAGCGCAAAAAGGGAGTGCTGTTCTGCCTCAGCGATGACAAGAAGAAGATCGTGGTAGAAGAAGGCAGGCAGATCTTAGTCGGAGACATTGGAGACAGTGTCGATGACCCTTACGCCTGCTTCGTGAAGCTCCTTCCTCTCAACGACTGCAGATACGGCTTATACGATGCCACTTACGAAACTAAAGAGTCCAAGAAAGAAGACTTGGTATTTATATTTTG GGCCCCTGAAGGTGCGCCGTTAAAAAGCAAGATGATTTATGCTAGCTCAAAAGATGCCATTAAGAAGAAGTTTACAG GTATCAAACACGAATGGCAGGTTAATGGTTTAGATGACATTCAGGACCGCTCAACCCTGGCAGAGAAGTTGGGCGGAAACGTGGTCGTATCGCTGGAGGGGAGACCATTGTAA
- the LOC132112444 gene encoding serine palmitoyltransferase small subunit A-like, with protein MALADAWKQLSWFYYQYVLVTALYMLEPWERTIFNSLLITVAAMAIYTGYVFMPQHIMAILHYFEVVQ; from the exons ATGGCGTTAGCAGATGCCTGGAAACAACTATCTTGGTTTTATTACCAATATGTGCTCGTTACAGCTCTTTATATGTTGGAGCCTTGGGAGAGAACTATCTTCA ATTCCCTCCTGATCACGGTGGCAGCGATGGCCATCTACACCGGTTATGTGTTCATGCCTCAGCACATAATGGCCATATTACACTATTTTGAAGTGGTCCAGTGA
- the LOC132112453 gene encoding prolyl hydroxylase EGLN3-like isoform X1: protein MAEYQGNQAADQTSEDQTITNDPPRCPDQTSGRMELPRELRKPRSNRAKHKEHKRLNTHKLVLQYIVPCMNSYGLCIVDNFLGDRIGERVVQEVKRIHQSGNMQDGQLVSQKLNKSKAIRGDKIAWVDGTESGCQNISYLLTRMDKIITCADGKLDKFKIRGRHKAMVACYPGNGAGYVKHVDNPNADGRCVTCIYYLNKNWNAKEHGGMLRIFPEGKPYVADIEPLFDRLLLFWSDRRNPHEVQPSYATRYAITVWYFDSEERAEAKRKFRDLTAISQKGSSS, encoded by the exons ATGGCAGAATATCAGGGAAACCAGGCTGCTGACCAGACCTCTGAAGACCAAACCATTACAAATGATCCGCCCAGGTGTCCAGATCAAACTAGTGGACGCATGGAGCTGCCCAGAGAGCTCAGGAAGCCCCGCAGCAACCGTGCAAAACATAAAGAACACAAAcgactgaacacacacaaactagtATTGCAATACATCGTCCCGTGCATGAACTCTTACGGGTTGTGTATAGTTGACAATTTTCTAGGGGACAGAATCGGAGAGCGCGTTGTGCAGGAGGTGAAGCGCATTCATCAGAGTGGCAACATGCAGGATGGACAGTTAGTGAGCCAAAAACTTAACAAAAGCAAAGCTATTCGAGGGGACAAGATTGCATGGGTCGATGGCACCGAAAGCGGCTGCCAAAACATAAGCTATCTGCTGACCCGAATGGACAAGATCATCACGTGCGCAGACGGCAAACTGGACAAGTTCAAAATCAGAGGAAGACATAAG GCGATGGTGGCTTGCTATCCAGGAAATGGAGCAGGATATGTGAAACATGTAGATAACCCTAATGCAGACGGCCGCTGCGTCACCTGTATTTACTATCTGAATAAAAACTGGAATGCAAAG GAGCATGGTGGAATGCTAAGGATCTTTCCTGAAGGAAAACCTTATGTAGCCGACATTGAGCCTTTGTTTGATAGACTTCTGCTTTTCTGGTCAGATCGTCGAAACCCTCATGAAGTTCAACCGTCGTATGCTACAAG GTATGCAATCACTGTGTGGTACTTTGATTCAGAAGAAAGAGCTGAAGCAAAAAGAAAATTCAGAGATCTGAcag CCATCTCACAGAAAGGTTCATCATCTTAA